In Cicer arietinum cultivar CDC Frontier isolate Library 1 chromosome 7, Cicar.CDCFrontier_v2.0, whole genome shotgun sequence, a single window of DNA contains:
- the LOC101497658 gene encoding uncharacterized protein, whose translation MPEKEKVVISILHWRVGLLTVFFLFGMFIVWSINGCNVKNVFQVYLPHSPNFTISHQNLFTLSLDQNQSNINRTHVSVNITLSDKKPKSFDLVKRSSSWISSELEVNLSSNLLARWLARGGEPCRDSKTVEIEIPGLDGGNLIELSSGDIHEFTFQALDDSGKPRCLGGDYFETDLSGESWKSRPLVKDFSNGSYSISLQVHPDFVGVYNLTIILLYRHFEGLKFTPWRFVYDRVLRSFAIRFYKSDVRIPELQTCKAADFSRDVWCGRWTRHGKNDECSVGNDGRYRCLASDFPCKAPWCDGSLGVLESNGWVYSTHCSFKMYSAESAWNCLKDRWIFFWGDSNHVDTIRNTLNFILDLPDVHSVPRRFDMNFSNPKDPSQTIRITSIFNGHWNETQNYLGLDSLRNEGFQNLLKNYFLEDTVPDAVIMNSGLHDGVHWRNIRAFSVGADYAASFWADVLKTVKQRGLALPKVFYRTTVATGGYARSLAFNPNKMEVFNGVFLEKLKQAGVVAGVIDNFDMTFPWHFDNRCNDGVHYGRAPAKMKWRDGEIGHQYFVDLMLAHVLLNALCAR comes from the coding sequence ATGCCAGAAAAGGAAAAGGTTGTGATTTCAATACTTCATTGGAGAGTTGGGTTGCTCACTGTTTTTTTTCTATTTGGAATGTTCATAGTTTGGAGTATTAATGGATGCAAtgttaaaaatgtttttcaaGTTTATCTTCCTCATTCTCCAAATTTCACTATTTCACATCAAAATTTGTTTACTCTTAGTTTAGATCAAAACCAAAGTAATATAAATAGAACCCATGTTTCTGTTAACATTACTTTGTCtgataaaaaaccaaaaagtttTGATCTTGTTAAAAGGAGTTCAAGTTGGATTTCAAGTGAATTAGAGGTTAATTTGAGTTCAAATCTTTTAGCTAGATGGTTAGCTAGGGGAGGTGAACCTTGTAGAGATTCTAAGACAGTTGAGATTGAAATTCCTGGTTTGGATGGTGGGAATTTGATTGAGTTATCAAGTGGAGATATACATGAGTTTACTTTTCAAGCTTTGGATGATTCGGGGAAGCCACGGTGTTTAGGTGGTGATTACTTTGAGACTGATCTTTCGGGGGAATCGTGGAAATCGCGGCCTTTAGTGAAAGATTTTAGTAATGGATCTTACTCGATTTCGCTTCAAGTTCATCCTGATTTTGTTGGTGTTTACAATCTCACTATTATATTGCTTTATAGACACTTTGAAGGACTGAAATTTACTCCGTGGAGATTTGTTTATGATCGAGTGCTTCGTAGTTTTGCAATTAGGTTCTACAAGAGCGATGTTCGGATACCGGAATTGCAGACTTGTAAGGCTGCTGATTTTAGCAGGGATGTTTGGTGTGGAAGGTGGACAAGGCATGGAAAGAATGATGAATGTTCCGTTGGTAATGATGGTAGATACCGATGTTTAGCATCGGATTTTCCTTGCAAAGCTCCTTGGTGTGATGGTTCCTTGGGAGTTTTGGAGAGTAATGGTTGGGTGTACTCAACTCATTGTTCATTCAAGATGTATTCAGCTGAGTCGGCTTGGAATTGCTTGAAGGATCGATGGATTTTCTTTTGGGGCGATTCAAATCATGTTGACACGATTCGTAACAcactcaattttattttggattTGCCTGATGTACATTCTGTTCCGAGACGATTTGACATGAACTTTTCAAACCCGAAAGATCCGTCTCAAACCATTAGGATTACAAGCATCTTCAATGGCCATTGGAATGAAACACAAAACTATCTGGGGCTGGATTCTTTGAGAAATGAAGGGTTTCAAAATTTGTTGAAGAATTACTTCTTGGAAGACACGGTCCCGGACGCTGTGATCATGAACTCTGGCTTGCATGATGGTGTCCACTGGCGTAATATAAGAGCATTCTCCGTCGGAGCAGACTATGCAGCATCCTTTTGGGCGGATGTTTTGAAGACGGTGAAGCAAAGGGGATTGGCATTGCCAAAAGTGTTTTACCGGACTACGGTTGCAACCGGTGGATACGCAAGATCACTAGCATTTAATCCTAACAAGATGGAAGTGTTCAACGGCGTTTTCTTAGAAAAATTGAAGCAAGCTGGCGTTGTAGCCGGTGTGATTGATAACTTCGATATGACATTTCCGTGGCATTTTGATAACCGATGTAACGATGGAGTTCATTACGGAAGGGCGCCGGCAAAGATGAAATGGAGAGATGGTGAAATTGGACATCAATATTTTGTGGACCTCATGTTAGCTCATGTTCTTCTCAATGCACTATGTGCAAGATAG
- the LOC101497990 gene encoding uncharacterized protein: MFTTWVSYLRTTLLLLLISAVVAAVLTLPIEKILKDFLVWVERDLGPWGPLALAIAYIPLTILAVPASVLTLGGGYLFGLPIGIVADSVGATIGAVAAFLLGRTIGKSFVASMLKDYPQFRSVSVAVQRSGFKIVFLLRLVPLLPFNMLNYLLSVTPVPLGEYALASWLGMMPITVALVYAGTTLKDLSDVTHGWGEFSKSRWAMIIFSLVISVVLMICVTKIAKSALDKALAECEEDMEGTISSAEPSTVTEPSVDHNQPRDLDQPLMNKIDQDQDNHQK, translated from the exons ATGTTTACCACATGGGTCTCTTATCTCAGGACCACTCTTCTGCTTCTCCTTATTTCCGCTGTTGTTGCCGCTGTCTTAACTCTCCCTATTGAAAAG ATTTTGAAGGATTTCTTGGTATGGGTTGAACGCGATCTTGGGCCATGGGGTCCGCTTGCTTT GGCAATTGCTTACATTCCTTTGACTATATTGGCAGTTCCTGCATCTGTACTTACA CTTGGTGGTGGTTATCTATTTGGCCTTCCAATTGGCATTGTTGCTGACTCTGTTGGTGCAACCATTGGTGCTGTGGCTGCATTTCTTCTTGGTAGAACA ATCGGGAAATCTTTTGTTGCTTCAATGTTGAAGGATTATCCACAGTTTAGATCAGTGTCAGTTGCAGTTCAGAGATCTGGCTTTAAG ATTGTGTTTCTGCTTCGGCTTGTTCCATTACTACCATTTAACATGTTAAACTACCTCCTATCTGTGACTCCAGTTCCATTAGGGGAATACGCGCTGGCATCCTGGTTAGGAATGATG CCAATAACAGTGGCGCTTGTGTATGCTGGAACAACGCTCAAAGATCTATCTGATGTGACACATGGTTGGGGAGAATTCTCAAAATCTCGTTGG GCGATGATAATTTTTAGTCTAGTGATATCTG TGGTTCTGATGATTTGTGTTACAAAAATTGCGAAGTCGGCTTTGGATAAAGCCTTGGCTGAATGTGAAGAAGATATGGAGGGCACTATATCTTCCGCGGAGCCATCCACTGTGACCGAACCTTCAGTAGATCACAATCAGCCTCGAGATCTCGATCAGCCTCTCATGAATAAAATAGACCAGGATCAAGACAATCATCAGAAATAA
- the LOC101498543 gene encoding uncharacterized protein: MTMNKKHLKSLMGKVQHFGVPSLGGCFDSCRDHTQGSGFGTRIWNLSDKPVELQIRVGSILKKIYTLKPGSSKRFKCKSIYKAFMPRSGSVGESMKNMLYYYDETSHPYIWIHEVGCHSLKMVKQQYVSLEDLRDSCEIKIFRDHQKGSISVRKRVRPDLCSI, from the coding sequence ATGACCATGAATAAGAAACATTTGAAGTCTCTCATGGGAAAAGTGCAACATTTTGGTGTTCCATCTCTTGGCGGTTGCTTCGATAGCTGCCGCGACCATACACAAGGCTCGGGATTCGGGACGAGGATATGGAACCTCAGTGATAAGCCAGTGGAGCTGCAAATAAGGGTAGGATCAATACTAAAGAAGATTTATACATTGAAGCCAGGGTCTTCAAAGAGATTCAAATGTAAAAGCATATATAAGGCATTTATGCCTAGGAGTGGAAGTGTTGGTGAAAGCATGAAGAACATGTTGTATTACTATGATGAAACTAGTCACCCTTATATTTGGATTCATGAGGTAGGGTGTCATTCCTTAAAGATGGTTAAGCAGCAGTATGTTAGTCTTGAGGATCTGAGGGATTCTTGTGAGATCAAAATCTTTAGGGATCATCAAAAAGGTTCTATTTCAGTTCGAAAGAGAGTGAGACCAGATTTATGCTCAATTTGA
- the LOC101498881 gene encoding protein BUD31 homolog 2-like, which produces MPKVKTSRVQYPEGWELIEPTLRELQAKMREAENDPHDGKRKCETLWPIFKIAHQKSRYVFDLYHRRKEISKELYEFCLDQGYADRNLIAKWKKPGYERLCCLRCIQPRDHNFATTCVCRVPKQLREEKVIECVHCGCKGCASGD; this is translated from the exons ATGCCGAAAGTAAAGACAAGCCGAGTTCAATACCCAGAAGGATGGGAATTGATTGAGCCTACGCTTCGTGAACTTCAAGCAAAGATGAGGGAAG CTGAGAATGATCCACATGACGGCAAAAGAAAATGCGAGACTTTATGGCCTATATTTAAAATTGCTCACCAGAAGAGCCGCTACGTATTTGACCTCTACCATCGGAGAAAGGAAATTTCTAAAGAGTTGTATGAATTCTGTTTAGACCAAGGATATGCTGACCGCAATCTAATTGCGAAATGGAAGAAG CCCGGCTATGAACGGCTATGTTGCTTGAGGTGCATACAGCCACGTGATCACAATTTTGCCACCACATGTGTTTGCAGAGTGCCGAAGCAACTTAGGGAGGAGAAGGTTATAGAGTGTGTCCATTGTGGTTGCAAAGGTTGTGCAAGTGGGGACTAA